A part of Salvelinus alpinus chromosome 5, SLU_Salpinus.1, whole genome shotgun sequence genomic DNA contains:
- the LOC139575401 gene encoding putative nuclease HARBI1, with product MSSSPSLATEDSVTSKRSSIGLQMVCNADCVISNVVAKWPGSVHDSRIFRASEIYQCLSQGEFSGVLLGDRGYGCQPFLLTPFTDPQEAQQAYNHAHARTRARVEMTFGLLKARFHCLHKLRVSPVRACDITVACAVLHNVACLRKERAPRVPPAMDWDNPAIFPDDDSGRLLRDQYVLNYFS from the exons atgtcttcatctccttccctggccacagaagactctgtgacatcaaagaggagttctataggattgcag atggtctgcaatgctgactgtgtgatcagcaatgttgtggcaaaatggcctggctcagtccatgactccagaatctttcgggcctctgaaatctatcagtgcctatcacaag gtgaattctctggtgtgttgctgggagacagggggtatggctgccagccttttctcctgacacctttcacagacccccaggaagcacagcaggcctacaaccatgcccatgccaggaccagggccagagttgaaatgacctttggcctcctgaaggcacgctttcactgccttcacaaattaagggtcagccctgttagggcatgtgatattactgtggcttgtgctgtcctccacaatgtggcctgcctgaggaaggagagggcccccagagtgccaccagccatggactgggacaatccggcaatcttccctgatgacgacagtggtcggctgctgagggaccaatatgtgttgaattattttagttag